One Orcinus orca chromosome 8, mOrcOrc1.1, whole genome shotgun sequence genomic window, ACATCTTAACTGTCAAATAATATTTGTTTCACAAGTTCAAGGGGCATTTTGGAAGATATACTTAGGTCATCAAAAGATTAGAGTTTGTAGGGTGTTTTGATGGTTttgagggattttttaaaaatccttggggtagggcttccctggtggcgcagtgattgagagtccgcctgccgatgcaggggatatgggttcgtgccccggtcctggaagatcccacatgccgtagagtggctgggcccgtgagccatgcctgctgagcctgcgcatccggagcctgtgctccgcaatgggagaggccacaacagtgagaggcccgcatactggaaaaaagaaaaaaaaatccttagggTATTTGAAATTAGGAGCAACAAATCCCAGGATATATGTAGGGGGTTATATTGGGATTAAAATATAGAAACGTGTCTAATCATTGAATCAGCTTCTTTTGTCGTTATATTACTGCTTTTCTTACCATAGCTCATTGCTGAGCACATATCAGATGctcaatatacattttatttatttatttatatttattttatttagttggttgtgctaggtcttagttgcagcaggcggtcTCCTTCGTTGCATGTGTGCTCCTTCATTGAAccagcaggctccttagttgcggctcgctggctccttagttgtggcatgtggactcttagttgcggcatgtgtgtgggatctagttccctgaccagggatcaaacccgggccccctgcattgggagtgcggagtcttaaccactgcgccaccagggaagtccctcaatatacattttattaattgGCTGCCTTTATGGCATGTTTTGTGGGAAAGCAGGGTTTTCAATTGTGTTTGGTATATATTTCTTTGCCCATACAAGGGTCTTATAAAACTGTCACTTAATGTGATATTTGTGAACTTTAATCAGTACTTAAAGGGTTTTTCATTTTGTAGACATCTTCATTTGATTGTACACCATCTCCCAGCAAGACACCAGTTGAAaatcccttgaacattatgttGAACATTGTTAAAAACGAATTGCAGGAACCCTGTGAAAGTCCCAAAGTTAAGGAAGAACGGATTGATACTCCACCAGCTTGTACAGAGGAAAGCATAGCAACAGCcactgaaattaaaacagaaaatgacacaGTCGAGTCagtttaagtaaaatgagaaaggtatgtttttctttttttttaagaaaaaaaaaaaaagctgctgttGAAATCTAGAAGGTGAagaattttttatgtatatacagACATATCTATATAAATTGTCTAGCTGAGGCAGGGCCTTCAGCTATCATTTggttaataaatacattttagtaTTTGCATTTCCTACTGCCTGCACAGTTTCAGGTGCTTGTTGTGTGAAAGTTCTGTAGATGTGTGcaaatttaacaaaatgaaattgTATGTGTAAAAATGTACGATTTTCACTTGTGAAactgtaaattataaataaaaaaatatttttgctatcCATGGAGTGTAATATTTATGCACACCATCAAATAAAGACAGTGTTTCTGTACTTTTTATTGGGTGAAAATGGAATTAAACAGCAATTTCAACATAAGATTTTTTTCCAGCAGCTTCCCATGATTAAAGAAGCAAAGTCTGAGTTAGTTTTATCCTTCAAAAGGGGGTTGTGAGAGCACTGCAGGACTTTTCTCAAATTGAAAAGCcagatttgaaaaaattttttaaatggaataggacataattgcatatatatatatctccagctATAGAGAACCATCCAGATATCCATTTTTGCAAAGCATCTAATGAAGCAACTTTTATTCTTGAACTTGGACACTGATGCCATCAAATGattaacaaatatatttaagtactaaaggtgattttttttttaaaggacatttttcacatttgTCAAATAACTTAATGCAGATGaacatatttctattttaagttACAGGGGGATCTGTAAGAATGTTAATTTGAAACATGGTTaaccttttttcctttgttggtTTTGACTGAATTAGATGGATGCCATGAGATGTTAATATTCATACATGTAATAAATAGAATGATGAAGAAACTCCAGTTtgtatctcttttatttcttaagtgCCTTTAGAAAGTGACTTCTTTTTCCTATATCTTTCATCACTCTGTTCTTGAAAACATGAATGAGGCACCTGCTATGAGCCAGGCACTCTGAGATGCAAGATTAATCTTTTCTGCCATCTGTTGGAGGAGATAGgcatataaaacaatgaaatgtgttgagcacttactatatggtAGGCATTGGCAAACTCTTTACATATATTTCCTCTGATACTTACAAATAATTCTAAATGGTAAGTggtatccccagtttacagatgaaattGAATCATTCACttataaaattgtaaaacaaGAATGAGAACCTGGCTTTGCTTCATTCCATTCCATAATATTTCTGCAATTTACAAAAATACCCTAATAGGCACATCAGACTACCTGGAGGTTGGTTAAGGAAGACTTTATAGAGGTGGTGGTATTTGAGTCTTGGAGGATAAATTGAAGTGGTGTCCACACTGGTAGGAGGCAAGGGTATCTATGAAGAATAAGCAGCAAAATTGAAGGCTCGAAAACACTTCATGTGTTTTTATATGGTTAAAACCCAGTAATGTTGAATAGAACGAGTCTTCTTGGTCATGCTGAGGACTGTGTATCATACTGATGACCACAGCAGCCACTAGAAATTTTAAACAGAGGTGGTATCCTTTATGCATCTAaggttggccttttttttttttttttttgcggtacgcaggcctctcactgttgtggcctttcccgttgcggagcacaggctctggacgcgcaggctcagcggccatggctcacgggcccatacgctctgcggcatgtgggatcttcccggaccggggcacgaacccgtgtcccctgcatcggcgggcagactctcaaccactgcgccaccagggaagccctggcctttgtttttaaagaatcaagtgaataaaaatttaaagagattaGCAAATGCTACAGAGAGGTCGAGTGAGAAAACGTGTCCACTGaatttgagagagagaaacacattaTGTGATGCCCCAACATATGAATATACATGAACAATATCATGGAAGAAATGCTGGGGTCTGAATCTAAAAATGTAGGCAAAACTTCCTGTTGTGCCTTTTTTGGGGAAGACCATCCATAGCTTTTACCAAATGATTAAAAGTATGTCACAATCAAGAGGAAGGCAACATTCAAACCTACAAGTGTACTAAGGGTATTTGGGAAACATTTAAAGACTTATAGGTGGGGAGGTGAGGAATAAGCACaagtaaagaagtaaaataaaaccagcaatgggaaaaaaatttttttaaataggtagtCAGCAAAGTTACGAAATACGGAAAAATTAAGACGTATCCCCTATTGACTGAAGAAGAGTTGAGTATGGGAGAGAGGggacaaaataataaaagctgcTCATCTCTGAAATTTAACTGGAGAGATTTAATTGTAGTTGAACAAATAGAGATGTTAGCACTTAGGTTTAAAAGGAACTTGTTGGAGAAAGATTGAAAACAGATGACTGATAAGTCAGTCTCGGAGCTAGAAGGAGATACTATCAATAGCACAAAAGGATTTAGTTGGAGTGGCGGAGGGACAGTATTTCTCTGAGATGTTCATAGGTATTTGCAGTTGAAATTGAGATTCCTAGTTTTTGTTTGATGTAGATGTTGGGTATTGATTTAGAAGTGTGCCCCCCAATTTggctgtgcattagaatcacaGTGAATGCTAAGAAGAGATTGCTTATCTCGAGAGTCTTATTTAGTAGATTCTCATTCAGAGACACCTCTAATATTTAAGAAGCTCCATAGCTTTTTAAACACCAAAGctaatgttttatgtcaattacatcCCAATTTAAAAAAGCTCCATAGTTAATTCTGTTATAATAAATGGCCAGATCTGACAACTGACCTAGAAATCAGCAACACCTAATTTTAGCCccctaaaaaaatggaaaagtagtAAACACATACCATTAGGAACTAGAACCATTATTCTACACAAAAGAGTATAGCAAAGAAAGCTAAAGGAAGCCTCAGGGAAGCTGGAatattgtcttgttttttttggccacactgtgcagcatgtggatgttagttccctgaccagggatcgaactcacgccccctgcagtgtaaacgcgcagtcttaaccactaaccactggatcgccagggaggtccctggaaTACTGTCTTTTGAAATAAGAGTTGAAGTTtgtgagaagaaataaaaggaatattgtATTAAAATCTACAAATTTCATTGTTCATACCCTATTTACAATGTTCTCTGATTTCAACataatttacctatttttaaacATCCAACTTTTAGGTTCCATTAAATACTACAAAGGAATTTGTTATTCAgctcaaaataaaataagctttggggagaaaaataaggacctaattattatatatattaaaaatttaataagtactgtgtgatatcactatatgtggaatctaaaaaataaactagtgaatataacaaaaaagaaaacgactcacaaatatagagaactaGCAGTTACCagagtgaagggggaggggcaagataggagtaggggatcaagaggtacaaactgctatgtagaaaataaataagctacaaggatatattgtacagcacagggaatctagcccatattttataataactataaatggattatagcccttaaaaattgtgaatcactgtggtACACCTGAGACTTACATATATTTCACtatatttcaatattaaaaaaagaaaaaaaagattctcacAGAATAGTTTAAcctaaaataaacaattttagatTCTAGTTATATTTTCCTGGCTGTCTTTCCTTACAGCCTATTTAACATCTAACGAATGCTTCGAGGGGTTTATACAAAACATTCAGGAAGATATAAGGAGGCATCTAAGCATGTCGACAAATGGAAAGGTTTAGCTGACTAAAGAGGTAATCTGGAGGTAGAAATGGAAAATCAGACTAGTGTCAAGAAAGGCCTGAACTTCTACTGTAGGAGTAGGAAGTTTCCTCCTACTCTTATATGGGGTCAGCTCTCTGAAATAATGAACACTTTGTTGGGCAGGTGGGGAAGAGCAAGTTAAAGAATAAGAGCAAAAATGCACCCATGGGGTGCCCCAGTGAGGGATTAGAGGTGAGCaccaaagggaaagaaagaatgctTGGGAAGTAAGAGGGTCTATAGGCAGAAAAGAGTAGAGACGGTTACCAAAATCCACTTAATTCTTGTCCTGGAGTTGGTCCTACTCCCTCCTCTAGAACTAGATGAAAGAGCTGGTTTACAGGGGATTAGAGGAACAACCTGACTTATCACCCCACTTTGGAAAAATTGAGGTAGAGATGGAGGACTAGCCAATTTTACTCATTGTAACCATAAGCTTCCTACTTAAAAGGGTTTTGAGTCTCTGGAATGCTGAGATGCCCACTTCAGTGTGTTCTGAAACCTGTTTCACTTGAGAAACTTCCTTCATAGTCAGTCCCTCACTTACCTTGAAATCCCGTGCAATCTGGTTTTTACATCTTGCCTATTTCATTAAAATTGCTCTCCTGAATATTATCAATGACTCCTTGCCAAAACCAGTGTGCTTTTCTTAGCCTCTTAATCGCTATTGGCccacataattctttttttttaattgaatttttttttaattttatttatttatttttggctgcgttgggtctttgttgctgctcacgggctttctctagttgcggcgagtgggggctactcttcattgtggtgcacgagcttctcattgtggcttctctcattgcagagcatgggctataggcgtgcaggcttcagtagttgtggcacacgggctcagtagttgtggctcacgggctctagagcacaggatcagtagttgtgatgcatgggcttagttgctccacggcatgtgggatcttcgtggcccagggctcaaacccgtgtcccctgcattggcaggtggactctcaaccactgcgccaccagggaagcccggcaggcagattcttaaccactgcaccaccagggaagcccaggcattcTTTTATAATTATCAGTTTATTAACGTTTTCTAACTCTtcagccaatttttaaaaaatttatattttcctaaaaattgtccaagtctgggcttccctggtggcgcagtggttgagagtccacctgccaatgcaggggacacgggttcgtgtcctggtccgggaggatcccacatgccacagagcggctgggcctgtgagccatggccgctgagcctgcgcgtctggagcctgtgctccgcaacgggagaggccacagcagtgagaggcccgcgtaccgcaaaaaaaaaaaaaaaaatgtccaagtCAATTTTCAAGATTATAAGGTTACACTAAATAATTCACTTGTTTTCAAAGTCCCTAATATCTGTAATGTGTTCCCTTTGCTTCTGatattgttttctctcttcttcttcctcagaTTTGCTGTCTGTTTATTGTTCTTTTTGAACATCAGCTACTATTatgatcaattttattttctatttctttaacttctgcttttatttttaattcctttcaagtttattttgggagattttactttttctgcttctctatgtttctgtttccttttctgatcCTTTCCACCAAGTGTGTATCCTTTAAGAGTGTGCTGCCTTATTCCCTCAGCCTCAGTGTGTTTATCCATACAACAGAGCAAAAAAGTAATGCCTTTACCATTATTATATAAGTGGCTACAAACACTGTATTAATTTGGAGTTCAGTCATAGTGGGTTCCAACTCCCCACCACCTAGTTATGGGATCTTGGCCAAATCTtgatttcttcacctgtaaaaatagaaataataatacagattaagactatttgcaaatcatttagcATAAAAACTGGCCCATATTAATAACTCAATAGATGTCTGGTAAGACAATAGGCCTCAGTTGCCCTATTTCCAAAAATGAGGGCATTGGGCTGActaatcccaaattcctttccaactgaaaaattttacttttcttacttttcttttggccacgccaAGCAGCATGCagcatctcagttccccgaccagggatcaaacccatgccccctgcagtggaagtgcagagtcttaaccattggaccaccagcaaagtccctgAAAAATTTTACTTTCAATCTATCAGTTCATCCACCAGACAATCAACCAACCATCAACCCACTTACCCACACAACAGTTAGTAATTCCTTCCCTTCAACTAAGTATTCTAAATGTTAGGAATGCCATGATGAATAATGATACAGTTTCCACCTTCCAGAAGGTCAGAGTCCCTGGGGGGTAGGGGTGAGAACCACCTGTTAAACAGGTAATTGTAATACAGTATGATAAGTGGTCTAATAAAGGATGtgggaattcaagagatttcgaGGAGTATGCACAGCAAAATCAAAGATCTAGGTTGGAAACCTAATGCGAGGACTTaatacttactagctgtgtaccCTCAGGCAATTAACTTTGGTGCTGTACTTCTCTAACTGTAGAAAGGAACAGTAATACTATCCTGGTAGGTTAGGTGAAGGATTAAACAGAAAAACTAATATAAAGCGCTTAGTACAGTGCCAGATTCATCATAAGAACTCAACAAATGGAAGTTATTAATGTTACAAGAGGCCATGGAAGTTAAAGAAAGGCATTTACTGTATTTCAAGAGAGGAAAGGTAGGGTCGGGGGAATTTGCCAGCTGTGTTCACTAAACAAAACCTGTGGCAAAAGGATAGGAAAAAACAGGGTAAAAGGAGAATCAAGGTGGGTGATGCCCTTGGAGGGCAGAGAATTCTAATTTCTGTATTTTCAGCTGCTAGCACAAGACCTGACCCATATATTTGCTATAAATATGAATGGAAGAATACACGTTATGCAGTAGGCTTGCAGAAAAAGATCTGGGCCAAAATGTTGAAAGTAAACATTTTACAGTGAAAGGAACcttggagtcaggagacctggtgCAGCCTTTTGACTGATGACCTGTTTTTATACTGGCTTCACAACTTACCTGCTGTTGGATCTTAGCAAATTACTGATACCTTGaatctcctcacctgtaaaatggggataacacctACCTTACAAAATTAGTGTGAGAATTAGTACCAAGCGATTATCAAAGAGCCTGGCAGTAGTAACACGCAACAATGATAGCGCTGCAGCTGCTAACTCCTCCGTTAGGTCTTTTGTCCATACTTATGAAATGATAGGGTAAGAATATATTTTCTCCAATGCTCCAACCAGCACTGAAAGATGACACTCGGTTTGCCGAGGATAAAAGGCCCTGCCCGGCCCGAGGCACACACGCAGGTCACCTACATCGACTGCAGTCCTGGAGTCTCCACGTGCGTCGCCGAGCCACGGCGGGCGCGACCTATGCCAGGCCGTTATAGAGGCGGGGCCTAGACAGGCTGAACGTGAGACCGAGCGGAACTTCATCGAAAACCGGTCCATTCCACAATCTCTAGAGGAGAAGCTtagaggttaaaaaacaaaaaacaaaaaacaaacaaacaaaaaaaaatttgcagGGAAGCCGGAAGTGACGCACGACCGCGAGGGAGCGGAAATGACCGCAGCACGCCGGAAGTTTACTCATTTCCAAGGCGACGGCTCCACCATCGCTGCAACGGCTGGAGTCGGGACGCTGGAAAGCGACTTAGAGGAGAGGGTACTCGCCGACGGCGGCCGCCGCCACAGTGAATCGCGGGGAGTAGCAACCGAAGACGGCGGCCGCCGCACCAGCCATCGCGTGTGGAGGATAAACGGCCTGCACGGCCATCGCGGCGACCAATCCAGGGAAAGAGTTAGCGAAGGCCAGGGCTTTAGTCGTAGcgaagacagggaaggaatccgtGAAGGCAGCGACCACCGCTGCAGGGTACCGACGGGAAGAGCAAGTGAAGACGTCCGCTTCTCCCGCAATGACTCAAGAAGGGTCAGTGAAGACCTGGGCCACCGTCGCAGTGTCTCTCAGGAGAGAGTCAGGGGAGACCGTGGCCACCGTCCCAGCAACTCTTGGGAGAGAGTAAGCGGAGACCGCAGCAGCGACGTGAGTTTAAGTGAAGTCGGAAGCCACCCCACTAGTGACTCCGGGGGAACGGTCAGAGAAGACCGCGGCCTCCATCTCAGTGGGACTTGGGAGGGAGTCAGGGAGCTCCGGGGTCCCCGAACCAGCGACTCTGGGGAGAGAGGCAGTGACGACCACAGCCGCCGCCTCAGTGGCTCTTGGGAGGGCGGAAGTGTGGATGGCGGCCGCAGCCTCAGCAGTTCCTGGGAGGAGGGGGTGAGTGAAGACCGCGGCTACGTGGCCAGCGACTCCTCCGTCGTGAGCGTCAGCGAAGACGCCAGCCGCCGCCGCTTCTGGGAGAGAGAAAGCGAAGACGAAGGTTCCCGCTGCCGGGGCTCCTGGGAGAGAACGACGGAGGACGGCGTCCCCGGGCCTAGCGACGACGAGGAAGACAGCCGCTGCTGCACTGGCTCGTGGGTGACAGCGAGCGAAGACCGCCGCAGCAGCAGGGGCCTAGACTCGACTCCTCCCCGGAGTCCGAGGGGTCGCACCATGCCCGGGGTGTCCGGTTCAGGCCCCTTCACCTTCTGCACGGAGACTGCGACCCCGTGTGAGTCAGATTACTTCACTGGCCCTCATCTCTGCCACACTCCTTTTCTCACTTCAGCTCACAGGAGCTTCGCCCCTTCTGGCAGTTCCCTTTCTCACCTGTCACTCCTCATTTCCCTTAATTGATCTGTTTTCAGTAGGTCACAGAGCTGCTCACCTGGCCCCCATCCTTCCTCATTTCAgctttacttccttttttatttttctatctgcGCGCATTCCTGAGACTTCGTTCCCAGCTGACATCAACTCTTGTTAAAATGTATGGACCCTTTTAAGTTCTACCGTCTCTGCAGTATTTGACTCTGGAGATAATGTTAGACttatctcattttcttccttccactCTGCTgactctatctatctatctacctacctacctacctatctatctacttatctacCCTGAATTTTCTTCTATCCTCTTTTTAAAACGTTGCTTTTTCCCTTGGATAGTGCCATCATTAGTGCTTTTTTCCTTGTCATGTACTATGGCTTCAACCCTAGTGACGACCCCGGAATCTgttattcattcagtcatccagtaaatatttattgagtgcctattatgtgctTTGTCTTAAGGATACGTAAGCAAAGAAGACAGGCACATTCCTTCCTTCTAGTGGGGAAGATGAATACTCAATAAGTAATTACTGGTGTGATGAATGCTATAAAGAAGAATAGAGAGCCGTTGGCTCCAGTATAGGGTGAGGTTGGGGATCAGAAAAAGCTGCCTAATACTGAGACACAGCTAACACTGAGAACTCAACTCCAGGCCTCTCACTGGAGCTGTAGACTCATATGTACAACTCCTTTCTGGAACTCTTCCATGGGCACCTCAAGATCAACACATTCAGaatataattttgtattcatATGCCCTCTCTGTCCTTTCGTGTTCGCTGTCTCAGTGGCAGTACACCACTTATGTAACTAAGCCAGACACCTTGGAGTTGTCCCGTTACTTTTCCCTTATTTCACCCACTATATCCATCCAAGTTCAATTCATCCTGCTTCCTTAATACATGTTGAATCTGTCTCCTTTTCTGTTCCTACTGCCATTCACTTGGTTGAGGGTCTCAACCTCTCTGGTGTAGACTACTGTAGATATCTTCCTACATGGTCTCCTTGAGTCTATACTCTTGCGCTTTGCTCAATGAATTCGCCTTACTGCAGCCAGCCATATACAATGCATTACAAATCTGATCATTCTTATTCTTCTGCTTAAAATCCCTCAATGGCTCAATGACTCCCCACTCTGCTCAAGTTCAGCAAGTTCCAGCACAGCCTGCCTCTTGTCTAATTCTAGCCTCTTTTCCTTCCACTTTATGCTTCAACAATAGGGTGggtatttttatagtttcttgACCTGTCCAGGATGCCTTTCCCCACATCCATTTCACCTGGCAAATTCCTGCTAATCCTTGAAGATTCATCTTAGGTGTTACCTTCTCTAGGAATCTTTTtctgctctccttccctcctacccTAGCTAAGTTAGAAGTCTTCTGTGCTTTCATAACTTCTTATGAATATTTCTGTCATTGCTCTTACTACATTGTTTTGTAattgtgtttgtatatctctgtgaGTCCCTTGAGGATAGAGATCATGTCTTATCTTTTTATCCTTATGGTAGATACCAGATTAATGTTgagtggatagatgggtggatgaatgaataaattggaACGGAATGTGGTGAGAAAAAAGGCTGTCAAATTAGATGGAGCCAAATTATGGGAGGGCATAGACTGTCATACTGAGGGCTTGGATTTGGTTCTCTAGACTAGCAGTGGATAACCAGAAGCAGTTCAGAGTGGAGGAATGAAGTGATCAGAATAGTGTCCTTGTATACGATGGATTAGAGCGTCCCTGTATAAAATGTATTAGGGTGGGTAGAACGTCATTTGCAGTACTAATTTAAAGGAGAATAATGGAAggccctggaggtccagtggttaagactccgtgcttccactgcatggggcacgggttcgatccctggtcgaggagctaagatcccacatgccttatggcatggccaaaatata contains:
- the ANKRD42 gene encoding ankyrin repeat domain-containing protein 42 isoform X7 is translated as MTAARRKFTHFQGDGSTIAATAGVGTLESDLEERVLADGGRRHSESRGVATEDGGRRTSHRVWRINGLHGHRGDQSRERVSEGQGFSRSEDREGIREGSDHRCRVPTGRASEDVRFSRNDSRRVSEDLGHRRSVSQERVRGDRGHRPSNSWERVSGDRSSDVSLSEVGSHPTSDSGGTVREDRGLHLSGTWEGVRELRGPRTSDSGERGSDDHSRRLSGSWEGGSVDGGRSLSSSWEEGVSEDRGYVASDSSVVSVSEDASRRRFWERESEDEGSRCRGSWERTTEDGVPGPSDDEEDSRCCTGSWVTASEDRRSSRGLDSTPPRSPRGRTMPGVSGSGPFTFCTETATPLGARKKVHFGSIHDAVRAGDVKQLSKIVERGTSINEVDVLHKLTPLHWAAHSGSLECLHWLLWHGADLSRATMRGWTAAHIAAIRGQDACMQTLIINGANLAAQDDRGCTPLHLATTHGHSFTLQIMLRSGVDPSVTDKREWKPVHYAAFHGRLGCLQLLIKWGCSIEDVDYNGNLPVHLAAMEGHLHCFKFLLSRMSSASQALKAFNDNGENVLDLAQRFFKQNILQFIQGAEYEGNDPKDQETLAFPGHVAAFKGDLAMLKKLIEDGVININERDNNGSTLMHKGLPI
- the ANKRD42 gene encoding ankyrin repeat domain-containing protein 42 isoform X8; the protein is MTAARRKFTHFQGDGSTIAATAGVGTLESDLEERVLADGGRRHSESRGVATEDGGRRTSHRVWRINGLHGHRGDQSRERVSEGQGFSRSEDREGIREGSDHRCRVPTGRASEDVRFSRNDSRRVSEDLGHRRSVSQERVRGDRGHRPSNSWERVSGDRSSDVSLSEVGSHPTSDSGGTVREDRGLHLSGTWEGVRELRGPRTSDSGERGSDDHSRRLSGSWEGGSVDGGRSLSSSWEEGVSEDRGYVASDSSVVSVSEDASRRRFWERESEDEGSRCRGSWERTTEDGVPGPSDDEEDSRCCTGSWVTASEDRRSSRGLDSTPPRSPRGRTMPGVSGSGPFTFCTETATPLGARKKVHFGSIHDAVRAGDVKQLSKIVERGTSINEVDVLHKLTPLHWAAHSGSLECLHWLLWHGADLSRATMRGWTAAHIAAIRGQDACMQTLIINGANLAAQDDRGCTPLHLATTHGHSFTLQIMLRSGVDPSVTDKREWKPVHYAAFHGRLGCLQLLIKWGCSIEDVDYNGNLPGILFSHFHLELTFLQYKFT